Sequence from the Asterias amurensis chromosome 14, ASM3211899v1 genome:
accacTCTTCATAAACAAAGAGGATCAGGCTAGAGTGGGCTCTGTCGACTGTTTTGATTTTAGCCCGATAAAGACACAACTTTAAGAATCCAGATTGTCCGCCTCAATAGAATTTGAGCTCAGCCCGTCAGGTCGAAGCCACACACATCATTTAAATTCAGTTAAAATACCAAGTGAAAACAACTATCTCAGCAGCAGGCAAACTGATCAATGACATAAACGATTGAAGTATAGCGACTTTACTATGCTAGTTTCGACAGAACTTTTGTGCAGGCAGCTGTCACTTCCGACAGTATCTCATAGTTAAAGTAACATCAGTTCCAATGCCTTCCAAGAGTAGCCTACTACGTGTCCACACAAGTTCTCATGAGCATCAACTGTTCCAAGACTAACCTGCTAGGATTTACTCTGAGCAATGTGTTCCAGAATAGCCTGATGAAGACATAACTTGTGACGAATCTATAGTCTAGATTACTCGCAGTAGAATAGCGAGAGCAGTGCTTCAGGGTCGAGGACACACACATCTCTCAAACTCTGTtagaacatggaggtagaatgccAAGTGAACACTCTATCCCAACAGCAGGCAGACTGATCAATGGCACATAAACGATCAAACGAGAACAAATATTGACAGAACTTATGTGCAGTCACTGTCACTTACAATAAATAAGCCGATGGATTAATCAACTTACCATTAGGCTCTTATTTACCAGCTCTCTGTGAAAGCTATTAGCATCGTCATTCAAAGAGAGACTCATAGCGAAGCCCACAATAATCTGTGTCAGTATTTGTTGACATTGCGTATCAATAAGTGGATGATATTAattaaactgggcccaattttatagagctgcttaaaggcagtggacactattggtaattgtcaaagactagccttatcagttggtgtatctcaacataagcataaaaaaacaaacctcggtcaatcggtcatcgaacttgcgagataataatgaaagaaaaacacccctgtcacacgaagttttgtgcgtttagatggttgatttcgagacctcaagttctaaatctgaggtctcgaaatcaaaatcgtggaaaattacttctgtctcgaaaactatggcacttcagagggagccgtttctcacaatgttttataccatcagcctctccccattactcgtcaccaagaagggttttatgctaataattattttgagtaattaccaatagtgtccactgcctttaaagcagaaaataatattgcttaacaaattactgcttagcaaaaatgaacacgataccagtcacaaattgtacatgtggcatggtatagtttggctggtagacatcatattctggtaagcattattttgttgtgcttagctatttcttgtgcttaagcagctctatgaaattgggccctggtccttaTCCGCAATGGTAATGACGGGTACGCTTTTACAGGAGATTCagttggatacaatgatttcattggacaaacgtgcagtgacgtaagctttctgtATCTGTGTTTCGATTGGTCGGAGTCGATGTAGGTGCAGCTGACAAACGTCACcccggaccaatcaaaacaccgATATGGAAAacttactttcggtcgtctgcatgcagtgTGCAGTAGGTTGCATTTTGCCCAAGAAAGATTGAGACCGCACTTGCAttcaccatagaccttatcgtaAAATACTAGGTAGGTGCGCACTAGGCGTGgagtgaggtgcatgctggtccagctagcgatcaagtttgaacgccagctagaccagcatgcacctcattcaacagttagcgcttgcgcaatgggtatttgcgaaaaggtctatactcTACGTACAGATCGTTTTTACTGCAACGTCACTTCTCTCCCGAGGCTTTTCCAAAAAAAGGGTTGAAAACTATTGGAGGAGGCTGTGAATGAAAAGCAAAAAACAGCATGCAGACTAATGAATAGCATGACGACAGGCAATTTATGTAAAAAGACACAGCCACTTTAAAGAACGACTTGATGGATTAATATTGTTTACATTAGGGGTGTGTTACCACTTCAGTGAAAGCCATTAGCAATGTCAGTCAAAAAAAGAACCTAAATGCACCTGgcaataattaaaggaacacgttgccttggatcggacgagttggtctataaaaagcgtttgtaaccttttttataaaatgcatacggttggaaagatgttttaaaagtacaatgatccacacaagtttgactcgaaattgcgtggttatccttttactgttcgaactaacacggtcggccatttatgggagtcaacaatttgactcctataaatggccgacggtgttagtcgacgaggtaaaaggaaaaccgtgcaatttcgaggcatgtttgtgcggatcattatattctacttttacaacatctttctacccatatgcattttataaaaaaacggttacaacgcttttcaaagaccaactcgaccgatccaaggcaacgtgttcctttaaagccaggAGCTGTATTACGTATCAATCTATGGTTGATACTATTCTGTCCTACTGTATGGTAACACTCAGTGATTGACAGCGTGAGTTATTGGAATAACGAAAAGAAACGACAATAATTGAAGGCAATAGCCAATAATTGCTGTTAGAATAATTTGCCCCTTGTCGAGTAAAATCACGTATTAATAGACCTATATcacgtagccttgctcaaggcagtcgcattattcgctccgaaaagacgccgctgtaaacccccccgtataccctgtgcgtggtgcgtgcgatcacaccgcatgacccacccgtatatacacactgtcacatcgtagggatactgtgcacacaagtcatccgcactcgtaccactaaccgcatgcggaggccatTTTGGTCATGTTCTCTGAATCCAACAGAAGTAACGGATGCTAATattcattgttaaaaaaaaagaaccatactaattctccttccagcctcgctttggttacattgatttgaatgggagaaaatcaagatgaccgCACCATGATAATGGTGTACTATGGGATTGGATAGCTTCCCAGAGTCTTTTGTCGGCTACACGGTGAGTATGCGCGGCAATCCTAAGATCCAGTTATTGATTCTGTGACGTAAGATTACCAGAATGAAAGGTGTTTTTCGCTACCATACCAACGGATTCGTGGGCAGTCTATATTAAACCACGATTCTATAGTATCCTTGTTTTCAAGAGAGAACTAGTAGTCCTGCGTTTAGTATACGGTTTATTTTTGCAACTATAGGTTGGTATTCAATTTGGTCATCGATTGTTGTGACGTAAGATTTCCAGAATGAATGGTGTTTTTCGTTACCATGGCAAAGGATCCTCTTGAAGTCTAAACCAAACACACTATTTTCAACGAAATTTCTGAGTAGGAGTAGACATTGTTTGTGTTCAGCAGCTCAGCATTTCAAGCCAGAGTGGAAGAAATGGATGTTTTGAATAGTTTGGTTTTTCTCTTgcttgagatgtttcttgaggTTTCAGCGTCTTTTAGTGTGAGTGGTCTTTACCGAGGGGTCTGGTACCAGCCGGTAGAGCACTACGCCCTACTAGGCCAGTCCTTCATGAATATATCAGGCATCTCTGCCGTCAGATGTTCAGTTCGGTGTCTCAGCCATCATGGATGTTTCTCTTTCAACTACGATCACGCCAATCAAGTGTGTCAGATGAACAACGCCAGTGCTGAGCACGTCTGTGACAACTTTCAAGGAATGCCGCAGTTTTCGTATTACGACGCAACTGCAAAACCAATGACCTGCCAGGtatgtctttttttaaatgcatttctCGTTTTCTAACGTTTAACTCAAAGCATTTTCCTATAAATGATATACATCAGTTACAATTGTGTTTGCTCTTATCTTGCTTTACAGAATAACTTTGTTTCTGGCAATGGAAAGTACGCTCATGTGGAGGCCTGTGGGGATATTGGTGAGTAATCAGATAATAGCATTTGTTTAAAGTACTTTTGATGCTGATGAAGTTTGGATTACAAATGAAACCACTCATTTTCTCGTCTGGAGGAAACAAATAATCACTGAAAGAGAAAAAGTAAAGATAACTCGGcacattttgtataattttgcATGCATTACGTGCATTGTTCTGTATATGACGCCGTGCATATTTTCATATTATGTTGTTTTTATGCCTTTACGTTAAGGGGAATGGaagagaaagtgtagattcgtggattgAACGTACGAGCCGAAAGCGTAAATAacctacactttagagtcttaATCTGACCTGACTCAAACAATTTCCCCCAAaatgtgaactttgtcaattgACGTTTGGTCACATTTATAACTATTTTGCAAAACTTATAAGCATAACATTATTACAGTGCCTgcaacattataataataataataataataataattgtggcttcttatataacgCACACGTtgtgtccgtcacccagtgaagCTCCTGGCTCTGTAACATATTcttgcaagatgtgggactaagttggaattatgagacctaattctgacaGCACCATGAagtgttttacaaggtgctgtgtcacaatttgctgccgatcggaccagtaacaccgggcgaaccccttctcttttcgagtGTAACATTTTGATCAGTTTACAAGTATGTTAGCACGTtattccggaggtcgttggttcgaatcccactttagtAATTTTTAGATTCGTAGTTCAGTGTAGATTCGAAATGAATCTAACagtaaagtgtagattcgtaacgaaGCTATACAGTTGAGTATAGATTCGAAACGAAtatacagttgagtgtagattcgtagTTCAGTGTAGATTCTAAACGAATCTGACagtaaagtgtagattcgtaacgaaGCCATACAGTTGAGTATAGATTCGAAACGTAGATACAGTTGCCCGTACGTATAGTAGATTCGTAGTTCAGTATAGATTCGAAACGAATCTAACagtaaagtgtagattcgtaaggAAGCtatacagttgagtgtagattcaaAACGattctacagttgagtgtagatgcATAACGAATCTACAGTTTTCTTAACGAAGTTTTCTAACGAATCTGcagtttttataacaaacagttgagagtagattcataaaaataatttacactTTCATCAACAGAGTGACGTCgtaaaaaatagtttaattgCAACTAAACGTTCCGTATGCATGGAAGATATACAACAAGAAAATTATACAGTAATAAATTTGTTTGCAAACTCGAATTTTGAATAATGttcagaaatttaattattaGCAATTAAAgatgtgttaaagacactggactctattggtaattgtcgaagaccagtcatTTCACTTAGtaaatctcaacaaatgcatatataataaatctgtgaaaatttgagctcaataattggccgtcgtcgaagatgcgaaataataatgaaagacgaTACACCATTGTCAcgcgaaattgtgtgctttcagatgcttgatttcgagacctcaaaatttattttttgagggagccgttcctcacaatgttttatgctatcaacagctccccattactcgttaatagACCATGTAAGAatttatgctaaaaataattattttgagtaattaccaatagtgtccatcaccAAAACTAACATGGTTTAATAATGTTTATTGAGTTTTTTCTACAATGTAGACAAAATGTGTTAAATAAAATGCTTGTTTTTCCCCGACCCAGAGAAACTCGGTCTTGAGGATGGTTCGATCCCCGATGAGAGCCTCTCCGCATCAAGTAACTGGGAAGGCAGAGGTAACAGTACAACAACTGGTGGCCGTCTCAACAAGACACCGCCAAGTAACCTTATCATAGGAGCATGGTGTCCTATGGTACCGGATACCAACCAGTGGATACAGGTGAATTTAGGCAACCCGACCTACGTCACTGGGGTACTCACACAAGGGCGTTATAATGTAGCTGCTCAGTGGGTGACAAAGTACAAAGTGCAGTTCGAACCGCCCTCACCGGCATGTCTTGTTGATGTGAAGGAACAACTTGGTCAAACTCAGGTATGTTGATAGGCTAAAGAGCCTCCTTTGATTTCACCCTTTTTACAATGGAAACAACTAATAATAGGATGTTATTTGTCCTCTTTCTAGATATTCAATGGCAACACCGATCAGAACAGCATCGTGGAGAGGCGCTTCTTCAAGCCCGTCTTGGCGGTCAAGATTCGCATCGTGCCCGTTGAGTGGGAGTGGTTCATCGCGCTGCGTTTTGAGCTGCTTGGCTGTAAATAAGTAACGTACAGTAGACGACATACTTTAAGCGAAATGGAGGAAACTTCAATTCATTTAAATGTTTAATTCAACTTGGTTTATTGGTTTAACAAAAGAACATAAAAAATCTAATCAAAATTTAGGTGTAACTGACCATAATGTGACACCAACCTTGATATCTAGTGTTCAACACACAGTTTAGTTTTCAATGTGCAATCATACCCGTGTTCCAGGAAACTCTGTCCGCCGGGGATTTTGTACCCAAtacatatggggggggggggttgacagAATAATTTTCAATaatgaaaattaataaataaatcaataatgaAAATTATTGTAAGCTGAAgaaggatgtttcaaaagagggcgtacacagttcgccgtgggagggggggggcaagaATCCccggggacagaatctcctgccacaacatacctttgtaaaaaaaaaaaaaaaattacaaccaatttgacagaatgtgttttaaCTGATTTGATGTTCTTAATAATTTTATCTGCATGTATTA
This genomic interval carries:
- the LOC139947461 gene encoding retinoschisin-like, with the protein product MDVLNSLVFLLLEMFLEVSASFSVSGLYRGVWYQPVEHYALLGQSFMNISGISAVRCSVRCLSHHGCFSFNYDHANQVCQMNNASAEHVCDNFQGMPQFSYYDATAKPMTCQNNFVSGNGKYAHVEACGDIEKLGLEDGSIPDESLSASSNWEGRGNSTTTGGRLNKTPPSNLIIGAWCPMVPDTNQWIQVNLGNPTYVTGVLTQGRYNVAAQWVTKYKVQFEPPSPACLVDVKEQLGQTQIFNGNTDQNSIVERRFFKPVLAVKIRIVPVEWEWFIALRFELLGCK